In one Ornithinimicrobium pratense genomic region, the following are encoded:
- a CDS encoding glycine cleavage system protein R, which produces MTTLVITVIGEDRPGLVSALSDAVAEHGGSWVRSQLSELAGTFAGIVTVEVPPDAVEPLKGALRGLQGVLETRVRRIDEDPPRPAAEGAVAHLELVGHERPGIVRQISGVLAAAGVSVERLQTAVVPAPQAGGDLFQARALLRAPAGTDLDRLRSALEDLAQELQVDVAFGEDEQGADWG; this is translated from the coding sequence ATGACCACACTCGTCATCACCGTCATCGGTGAGGACCGCCCTGGGTTGGTGAGCGCCCTCTCGGACGCCGTGGCGGAACACGGCGGCAGTTGGGTCCGCAGCCAGCTCTCCGAGCTTGCCGGGACCTTCGCCGGCATCGTCACGGTGGAGGTGCCCCCCGACGCGGTCGAGCCGTTGAAGGGGGCGCTGCGGGGGCTGCAAGGAGTGCTGGAGACGAGAGTGCGTCGCATCGACGAGGACCCGCCGCGACCGGCGGCCGAGGGGGCCGTCGCCCACCTGGAGCTCGTCGGCCACGAGCGGCCGGGCATCGTCCGCCAGATCAGCGGCGTCCTGGCGGCCGCGGGTGTCTCGGTAGAGCGTCTGCAGACTGCGGTAGTGCCCGCCCCGCAGGCGGGAGGGGACCTGTTCCAGGCCCGTGCGCTGCTGCGGGCTCCGGCCGGAACTGACCTGGACAGGCTGCGCTCCGCGCTGGAGGATCTGGCTCAGGAGCTGCAGGTCGACGTGGCATTCGGCGAGGACGAGCAGGGCGCGGACTGGGGGTGA
- the purH gene encoding bifunctional phosphoribosylaminoimidazolecarboxamide formyltransferase/IMP cyclohydrolase, with amino-acid sequence MTATDRRLIRRALVSVYDKTGLEELARGLHEAGVAIVSTGSTAGRIEGAGVPVTRVEELTGFPECLDGRVKTLHPRVHAGILADTTNPDHVTQLQELGVEPFDLVVVNLYPFTQTVMSGASQDECVEQIDIGGPSMVRAAAKNHRSVAVVTSPRAYPQMLQTVAAGGCTLDERRALAAEAFVHTASYDVAVASWMLAQAPDDTDATSAGSGFPAWIGATWEKKAVLRYGENPHQRAALYTDGSAPQPGLAQAEQLGGKEMSYNNYLDADAAWRAAHDQGDQPTVAIIKHANPCGIAVGTDIAQAHAKAHACDPLSAFGGIIAANRPVTAAMAEQIKNVFTEVVLAPGFEPEALEILRTKANLRLLAVGPPARGGLETRPISGGLLLQAVDTVEAEVEGGGDDASRWRLVAGDPVDEATLADLQFAWRAVRATKSNAILLADDGASVGVGMGQVNRVDSCHLAVSRAGDRAAGSVAASDAFFPFADGLQVLLDAGVRAVVAPGGSIRDEEVVEAARAAGAAMYFTGTRHFAH; translated from the coding sequence GTGACCGCCACCGACCGCCGCTTGATCCGCCGGGCGCTCGTCTCCGTCTACGACAAGACCGGACTGGAGGAGCTCGCCCGCGGCCTGCACGAGGCCGGTGTCGCCATCGTGTCCACCGGCTCGACCGCCGGCCGGATCGAGGGGGCCGGCGTCCCCGTCACCCGGGTCGAGGAGCTCACCGGCTTCCCCGAGTGCCTCGACGGTCGGGTCAAGACCCTGCACCCGCGCGTGCACGCTGGCATCCTGGCCGACACGACCAACCCCGACCACGTCACCCAGCTCCAGGAGCTCGGCGTCGAGCCCTTCGATCTGGTCGTGGTCAACCTCTACCCGTTCACCCAGACCGTCATGTCCGGCGCGAGCCAGGACGAGTGCGTCGAGCAGATCGACATCGGCGGTCCCTCGATGGTGCGGGCCGCGGCCAAGAACCACCGCAGCGTCGCCGTGGTCACCAGCCCCAGGGCATACCCCCAGATGTTGCAGACGGTCGCCGCGGGCGGCTGCACGCTGGATGAGCGCCGTGCCCTGGCCGCCGAGGCGTTCGTGCACACCGCCAGCTACGACGTCGCCGTCGCCTCCTGGATGCTGGCGCAGGCACCGGACGACACCGACGCGACTTCGGCTGGTAGCGGCTTCCCGGCCTGGATCGGCGCGACCTGGGAGAAGAAGGCTGTCCTGCGCTACGGCGAGAACCCGCACCAGCGCGCCGCCCTCTACACCGACGGCTCCGCGCCGCAACCGGGCCTGGCCCAGGCCGAGCAGCTGGGCGGCAAGGAGATGTCCTACAACAACTACCTCGACGCCGACGCCGCGTGGCGGGCCGCGCACGACCAGGGCGACCAGCCGACGGTGGCGATCATCAAGCACGCCAACCCGTGCGGGATCGCGGTCGGGACGGACATCGCCCAGGCCCACGCCAAGGCCCACGCCTGCGACCCGCTGTCCGCGTTCGGTGGCATCATCGCGGCCAACCGGCCGGTAACCGCGGCAATGGCCGAACAGATTAAGAACGTCTTCACCGAGGTGGTCCTGGCCCCCGGCTTCGAGCCCGAGGCGCTGGAGATCCTGCGCACCAAGGCCAACCTGCGCCTGCTCGCGGTGGGGCCCCCTGCCCGCGGCGGTCTCGAGACCAGGCCGATCTCCGGAGGCCTGCTCCTGCAGGCGGTCGACACCGTCGAGGCCGAGGTGGAGGGTGGCGGTGACGACGCCTCCCGCTGGCGGCTGGTCGCTGGCGACCCCGTCGACGAAGCCACGCTGGCCGACCTGCAGTTCGCATGGCGTGCGGTCCGGGCCACCAAGTCCAACGCGATCCTGCTCGCCGACGACGGGGCCTCCGTCGGGGTGGGTATGGGGCAGGTCAACCGGGTCGATTCCTGCCACCTGGCGGTGAGCCGGGCAGGGGACCGGGCCGCGGGCTCGGTCGCCGCCTCGGACGCCTTCTTCCCCTTCGCCGACGGGCTGCAGGTGCTGCTCGACGCCGGCGTGCGCGCGGTCGTGGCCCCCGGCGGCTCGATCCGGGACGAGGAGGTCGTCGAAGCAGCGCGCGCGGCCGGGGCGGCGATGTACTTCACCGGCACCCGCCACTTCGCCCACTGA
- the purN gene encoding phosphoribosylglycinamide formyltransferase has translation MTPAPRTPVVVLVSGSGTLLQAVLDASADPGYGVEVVAVGADRDGIEGLARARRHGIPTFVERLQDHPDRASWDQALADAIGAYAPDLVVCAGFMKIVGDPALSRFRIVNTHPALLPSFPGAHGVRDALAHGVKVTGATLFEVDAGIDTGGILAQRAVEVREDDTEESLHERIKVVERAMLVTLLPQLVRQTGDGPDTAARS, from the coding sequence GTGACCCCGGCACCCCGGACGCCCGTCGTCGTCCTCGTCTCCGGCAGCGGCACCCTGCTCCAGGCCGTGCTCGACGCCAGCGCCGATCCCGGTTACGGCGTCGAGGTCGTTGCCGTCGGCGCCGACCGCGACGGGATCGAGGGGCTGGCGCGGGCGCGGCGGCACGGAATACCCACCTTCGTGGAGCGACTGCAGGACCACCCGGACCGTGCGTCCTGGGATCAGGCGCTGGCCGACGCGATCGGCGCCTACGCTCCGGATCTGGTCGTGTGCGCCGGGTTCATGAAGATCGTGGGGGACCCTGCGCTCTCGCGCTTCCGGATCGTCAACACCCACCCGGCCCTGCTGCCGAGCTTCCCCGGTGCCCACGGTGTGCGGGACGCGCTGGCGCACGGCGTCAAGGTCACCGGCGCCACGCTCTTCGAGGTCGACGCCGGCATCGACACCGGGGGGATCCTGGCCCAGCGGGCGGTCGAAGTGCGCGAGGACGACACGGAGGAGAGCCTGCACGAGCGCATCAAGGTGGTGGAGCGGGCGATGCTCGTCACGCTGCTACCCCAGCTGGTCCGGCAGACCGGGGACGGCCCCGACACAGCCGCCCGGTCCTGA
- a CDS encoding DUF6350 family protein, which yields MTVLERPETTPTPGPGPQRAPVLTVRRVGEILGAAVAGAVCVVLSLLVIAVPTLLAWVTDERSTATLGQSAAVSVDLWALAHRAQIITPAAEVVFAPLLLTALPLLLCWYAARQVILSRPGLAHRVPHIGGWRSAWHALGATDATVFVLSYLFASLALAHTASFGIAPVRLHSLVPGAVLIPLAAVVLVWWRDHRREEHPAVDAGMDWVRGRTPVLIRRAVPPAVEVLVALAAVCFLLVLGLLLLRGERILTLYGSLDAGLAGTAVLTLAQLAALPNLMVWALGWLSGAGLTVGTVHVGWSHSTAGDLPLIPVLGALPEPGSLPPGMGAMVLVPVMAGAWIGYRAVEVTSRLSSWWTKAQVALAACAVVGLATLVLGWLASGGLTPGRLGRIGVEPGLLAGLLTLEVAAGALVVVSLLHLVRARRLSRPAS from the coding sequence ATGACTGTGCTGGAGCGCCCCGAGACGACCCCCACGCCCGGCCCCGGACCGCAGCGGGCCCCCGTGCTGACCGTCCGACGGGTGGGGGAGATCCTCGGCGCGGCCGTGGCCGGGGCAGTCTGCGTGGTCCTGAGCCTCCTGGTCATCGCCGTCCCGACCCTGCTCGCGTGGGTCACCGACGAGCGCAGCACCGCCACCCTCGGGCAGAGCGCCGCCGTCTCGGTCGACCTGTGGGCCCTGGCGCACCGCGCCCAGATCATCACGCCCGCCGCGGAGGTCGTCTTCGCGCCGCTGCTGCTCACCGCCTTGCCGCTGCTGCTGTGCTGGTATGCCGCCCGCCAGGTCATCCTCAGCCGCCCCGGCCTGGCCCACCGGGTGCCCCACATCGGTGGCTGGCGCTCGGCCTGGCACGCCCTGGGTGCCACCGACGCCACCGTCTTCGTCCTCTCCTACCTGTTCGCCTCCCTCGCGCTGGCGCACACCGCCAGCTTCGGGATCGCCCCCGTCCGGCTGCACAGCCTGGTGCCCGGTGCCGTCCTCATCCCGCTGGCCGCTGTGGTCCTGGTGTGGTGGCGCGACCACCGCCGCGAGGAGCACCCGGCTGTCGATGCCGGGATGGATTGGGTGCGCGGACGCACGCCCGTGCTGATCCGCCGGGCCGTGCCACCCGCGGTGGAGGTGCTGGTCGCGCTGGCCGCGGTCTGCTTCCTCCTAGTGCTGGGCCTGCTGCTGCTGCGCGGTGAGCGGATCCTGACCCTCTACGGCAGCCTGGACGCCGGCCTCGCGGGCACCGCTGTGCTCACGCTGGCCCAGTTGGCCGCCCTGCCCAACCTCATGGTCTGGGCCCTGGGCTGGCTCTCCGGGGCCGGCTTGACCGTGGGCACAGTGCACGTCGGCTGGTCCCACTCCACCGCTGGCGACCTGCCGCTCATCCCCGTGCTAGGTGCACTGCCGGAGCCCGGTTCCCTGCCCCCGGGGATGGGGGCGATGGTCCTCGTCCCGGTGATGGCAGGTGCCTGGATCGGTTACCGGGCCGTCGAGGTCACCTCCCGGCTCTCCTCGTGGTGGACCAAGGCGCAGGTCGCGCTCGCTGCCTGCGCGGTCGTGGGTCTCGCCACGCTCGTCCTGGGCTGGCTGGCCAGCGGCGGGCTGACTCCGGGCCGGCTCGGCCGCATCGGCGTGGAGCCGGGGCTGCTCGCCGGGTTGCTGACCCTCGAGGTGGCCGCCGGCGCGCTCGTCGTCGTGAGCCTGCTGCACCTGGTCCGGGCCCGCCGCCTCTCTCGGCCGGCCTCCTAG
- the sucD gene encoding succinate--CoA ligase subunit alpha — protein sequence MAIFLNNDSKVIVQGMTGSEGMKHTQRMLRSGTDIVGGVNPRKAGQTVDFEDGVQVPVYGTVTEAMEATGANVSVVFVPPAFTKSAVIEAVDAGMPLLVVITEGIAVRDSAEFWAYARDKGTTRLIGPNCPGLISPGQSNAGIIPADIAGAGPIGLVSKSGTLTYQMMYELGDLGFTTAVGIGGDPIIGTTHIDCLQAFEDDPDTKAIVMIGEIGGDAEERAADYIKAHITKPVVGYVAGFTAPEGKTMGHAGAIVSGSAGTAQAKKEALETAGVRVGKTPSETATLMREIIDGLR from the coding sequence ATGGCGATCTTTCTGAACAACGACTCCAAGGTCATCGTGCAGGGCATGACCGGCTCCGAGGGGATGAAGCACACCCAACGGATGCTGCGCTCGGGCACCGACATCGTCGGCGGCGTCAACCCGCGCAAGGCCGGTCAGACCGTCGACTTCGAGGACGGCGTCCAGGTCCCCGTCTACGGCACCGTCACCGAGGCGATGGAGGCGACCGGGGCCAACGTCTCCGTCGTCTTCGTGCCGCCGGCCTTCACCAAGAGCGCGGTCATCGAGGCCGTCGATGCGGGGATGCCGCTGCTGGTCGTCATCACCGAGGGCATCGCAGTGCGCGACAGCGCCGAGTTCTGGGCCTATGCCCGCGACAAGGGCACGACCCGCCTGATCGGCCCCAACTGCCCCGGCCTGATCAGCCCCGGACAGTCCAACGCCGGCATCATCCCCGCCGACATCGCCGGCGCCGGCCCGATCGGCCTGGTCTCCAAGTCCGGCACCCTGACCTACCAGATGATGTACGAGCTGGGTGACCTCGGCTTCACCACCGCGGTCGGCATCGGTGGTGACCCGATCATCGGCACCACCCACATCGACTGCCTGCAGGCCTTCGAGGACGACCCGGACACCAAGGCGATCGTGATGATCGGCGAGATCGGCGGTGACGCCGAGGAGCGGGCGGCCGACTACATCAAGGCCCACATCACCAAGCCCGTCGTCGGTTATGTCGCCGGCTTTACCGCCCCGGAGGGCAAGACCATGGGCCACGCCGGTGCCATCGTCTCGGGCTCCGCCGGCACCGCACAGGCCAAGAAGGAGGCCCTGGAGACCGCTGGGGTCAGGGTCGGCAAGACTCCCTCGGAGACCGCCACGCTGATGCGGGAGATCATCGACGGCCTGCGCTGA
- the sucC gene encoding ADP-forming succinate--CoA ligase subunit beta — translation MDLFEYQARDMFEKHGVPVLAGATADTPEEARAAAEEIGRRAGGVTVVKAQVKTGGRGKAGGVKVAKSAPEAQIAAEEILGMDIKGHTVHRVMIAEGARIAEEYYFSLLLDRANRSLLAMCSKEGGVEIEQLAVERPEALAKVEVDANTGIDEAKAQEIVTEAGFEDEVAAKIVPVLQRLWQVYRDEDATLVEVNPLVKTEDGDIIALDGKITLDANADFRQPEHADLEDKAAADPLEAKAKKLGLNYVKLDGNVGIIGNGAGLVMSTLDVVAYAGEQLPGHGEDNGPLASPANFLDIGGGASAEVMANGLDVILGDEQVKAVFVNVFGGITACDAVANGIVQALKILGDEATKPLVVRLDGNNVEEGRSILTEANHPMVTLAETMDGGAQKAAELAAHSAATN, via the coding sequence GTGGATCTGTTTGAGTACCAGGCACGCGACATGTTCGAGAAGCACGGTGTGCCCGTGCTCGCCGGTGCGACCGCCGACACGCCGGAAGAGGCCCGCGCGGCCGCCGAGGAGATCGGTCGACGCGCCGGCGGAGTGACCGTCGTCAAGGCCCAGGTCAAGACGGGGGGCCGCGGCAAGGCCGGCGGGGTCAAGGTCGCCAAGTCGGCGCCCGAGGCTCAGATCGCCGCCGAGGAGATCCTCGGGATGGACATCAAGGGGCACACCGTGCACCGGGTGATGATCGCCGAGGGCGCGCGGATCGCCGAGGAGTACTACTTCTCCTTGCTGCTTGACCGGGCCAACCGCTCCTTGCTCGCCATGTGCAGCAAGGAGGGCGGGGTGGAGATCGAGCAGCTGGCGGTCGAGCGCCCCGAGGCCCTGGCCAAGGTGGAGGTCGACGCCAACACCGGCATCGACGAGGCCAAGGCCCAGGAGATCGTCACCGAGGCGGGCTTCGAGGACGAGGTCGCTGCCAAGATCGTGCCGGTGCTGCAGCGGCTGTGGCAGGTCTACCGCGACGAGGACGCCACCCTGGTCGAGGTCAACCCGCTGGTCAAGACCGAGGACGGCGACATCATCGCCCTGGACGGCAAGATCACCCTCGACGCCAACGCCGACTTCCGCCAGCCCGAGCACGCCGACCTGGAGGACAAGGCGGCCGCCGACCCCCTCGAGGCCAAGGCCAAGAAGCTGGGCCTCAACTACGTCAAGCTCGACGGCAACGTCGGGATCATCGGCAACGGCGCGGGCCTGGTCATGTCCACCCTTGACGTCGTGGCTTACGCCGGGGAGCAGCTGCCCGGACACGGAGAGGACAACGGGCCGCTCGCCTCGCCGGCCAACTTCCTGGACATCGGCGGCGGCGCATCGGCCGAGGTGATGGCCAACGGTCTGGACGTCATCCTGGGCGATGAGCAGGTCAAGGCCGTCTTCGTCAACGTCTTCGGCGGCATCACCGCCTGCGACGCGGTCGCCAATGGCATCGTCCAGGCCCTGAAGATCCTCGGCGACGAGGCCACCAAGCCCCTCGTGGTCCGGCTCGACGGCAACAACGTGGAGGAGGGCCGGAGCATCCTCACCGAGGCCAACCACCCGATGGTGACCCTGGCCGAGACCATGGACGGCGGCGCGCAGAAGGCTGCCGAGCTGGCCGCCCACAGCGCCGCCACCAACTGA